In Streptomyces sp. HUAS ZL42, the DNA window CGGTCAACCGGCGCAGCCGTGAGTCCGGGGCGGCGCTCTCGGTCGGTTCCATTCCCGTCCCTCTCACAGCCGGCGGTGCCCACGCCACGCGGCCCGATGCCCGACATCCATCAACGGCGCCGCGTTGGAAAGCCCTTCCCCCTGCTCATCAAGAGCACAGGGGATGCCCCGACCGCAGCTGGGCACGGCAGGCGCACATCTCAACAGTAGGCCGCAGAAGGCTTCCACGGGCAGCGGTCGTAGACGGTTGCCCGAATGCGACCCGGCCACCCGTATGCATCTGGTATGCGCCGAACAGCTGTCCTTCAACCGCTATTCCTCTGTTGGAAGCGCCACTTCGGCCGCCGCTTCCGGGCCTTGTTCAAGGAGCACGCCGAAACCCTCCTCGTTCAGAACAGGCACCTTGAGCTGCATTGCCTTGTCATATTTCGACCCAGGATTTTCACCTACGACAACGAAGGACGTCTTCTTGGAAACAGAACCGGTTACCTTCGCTCCCCGGCTCTGCAGCGCCTCCTTCGCCCCGTCACGCGTGAAGTGTTCGAGGGTGCCCGTGACCACGACGGTGAGGCCTTCGAGCGGACGCGGTCCCTCGTCCTCACCGGAGCCCTCCTCCTCCATGCGGACGCCGGCGGCCCGCCACTTCCGGATGATCTCCTGGTGCCACTCCTCCGCGAACCACTCCTTGAGGGAGGCGGCGATGATCGGGCCCACGCCGTCGGTGTTCGCCAACTCCTCCTCGCCGGCCTGCTCGATGCGGTCGACGGAGCGGAACTCGCGGGCGAGGGCCTCGGCGGCGACCGGACCGACGTGACGGATCGACAGGCCGGTGAGGATGCGGGCGAGCGGGCGTTCCTTGGCGGCGGCGATGTTCTCCAGCATCGCGAGCGCGTTCTTCTTGGGCTCGCCCTGCTGGTTGGCGAAGACCGTGGCGATCTTCTCGTCACCGGTCTTCGGGTCACGCTTGGGCAGCCCGCTGTCCTGGTCGAGGACGTACGCCTTGATGGGCAGCAACTGCTCGAAGGTGAGGTCGAACAGGTCGCCCTCGTCCCTCAGCGGCGGCTCGGCCGGCTCCAGCGGCCTGGTGAGGGCCGCCGCCGCGACATACCCGAAGTGCTCGATGTCGAGCGCCCTGCGGCCCGCGAGGTAGAACAGGCGTTCGCGCAACTGGGCGGGGCAGGTGCGGGCGTTCGGGCAGCGGAGGTCGACGTCGCCCTCCTTCATCGGCCTGAGCGGCGTACCGCACTCGGGGCACTCGGACGGCATCACGAACTCGCGTTCGCTGCCGTCGCGCAGGTCGACGACCGGGCCGAGGATCTCCGGGATGACGTCACCGGCCTTGCGCAGCACCACCGTGTCGCCGATCAGCACACCCTTGGCCTTGACGACGTCCTGGTTGTGCAGCGTGGCGAACTCGACCTCCGAGCCGGCCACCGTCACCGGTTCCACCTGGGCGTACGGCGTGACCCGGCCCGTGCGGCCCACGCCGACACGGATGTTGATGAGCTTGGTGTTGACCTCCTCGGGCGCGTACTTGTACGCGATCGCCCAGCGCGGCGCACGCGAGGTGGAGCCCAGGCGGCCCTGCAGCGGGATCTGGTCGAGCTTGACGACGACACCGTCGATCTCGTGCTCCACGGAGTGCCGGTTCTCGCCGTAGTACGCGATGAACTCCCGTACACCGTCGAGGTCGTCGACCACCTTGTTGTGCGTGGAGGTGGGCAGACCCCAGGTCTTGAGCAGGTCGTACGCCTGGGAGAGGCGGGTCATGCCGTCGAAGCCCTGGAGGGCGCCGATGCCGTGGACGACCATGTGGAGCGGGCGGGTGGCGGTGACGCGCGGGTCCTTCTGGCGCAGCGAACCGGCCGCCGCGTTGCGCGGGTTGGCGAAGGGCTTGTCGCCGGCCTCGACCAGGCGGGCGTTGAGCTCCTCGAACTTCTCCATC includes these proteins:
- the ligA gene encoding NAD-dependent DNA ligase LigA codes for the protein MAGDRQAETTVPTEAREQHAKLAEQIEEHRFRYYVKDAPVINDAEFDKLLRSLEALEDEYPELRTPDSPTQKVAGAYETEFTAVQHRERMLSLDNAFDDLELAAWAERVHKDVGTSDYHFLCELKVDGLAVNLTYEQGRLTRAATRGDGRTGEDITPNVRTIADIPDRLKGDRIPDVVEIRGEVYFPMEKFEELNARLVEAGDKPFANPRNAAAGSLRQKDPRVTATRPLHMVVHGIGALQGFDGMTRLSQAYDLLKTWGLPTSTHNKVVDDLDGVREFIAYYGENRHSVEHEIDGVVVKLDQIPLQGRLGSTSRAPRWAIAYKYAPEEVNTKLINIRVGVGRTGRVTPYAQVEPVTVAGSEVEFATLHNQDVVKAKGVLIGDTVVLRKAGDVIPEILGPVVDLRDGSEREFVMPSECPECGTPLRPMKEGDVDLRCPNARTCPAQLRERLFYLAGRRALDIEHFGYVAAAALTRPLEPAEPPLRDEGDLFDLTFEQLLPIKAYVLDQDSGLPKRDPKTGDEKIATVFANQQGEPKKNALAMLENIAAAKERPLARILTGLSIRHVGPVAAEALAREFRSVDRIEQAGEEELANTDGVGPIIAASLKEWFAEEWHQEIIRKWRAAGVRMEEEGSGEDEGPRPLEGLTVVVTGTLEHFTRDGAKEALQSRGAKVTGSVSKKTSFVVVGENPGSKYDKAMQLKVPVLNEEGFGVLLEQGPEAAAEVALPTEE